TGCAAGGGAAAAATTTCAGATTTAGGCGGCTCATAACCAAGGAGGATTCCCTGGAGGTTGAGGTTCTGACTGAGGGGCAGAAGGAGAACCCAAGGAAAGCTGACTTGGAGGCCCCTCCTTCTGTTCCCACAGGACTTCGGCCTGGATGTGCCTGCTTTCCGAACTCTGGTGGGGGATGACTGCCCACTGCCTTTCCTACTCCTGGCCATCCACTGCTGCAGCGTAAGAGTCTCGCGCtccttcctgccctgccctgccctgcccccatccATAAGCTGCCATGGCTACCCTATGGGACCCAGGTGATGGGAGGAAACTCAGAGATCCTCCTTCAGAGCACTGAGTGAAGCTGTTTCCATCTCTACCCATCAGATGGAACCCAGCACCCGTGCCCCCTTCACCGAAATTACCCAGCACCTAGAATGGATCCTGGAGCAGCTGCCTGAGCCAGCCCCACTCACCAGGACTCGCCTGACACATAATCAGGGTAAGAGAGCAGGACCCTGACCCAGCTTAAGTCCTTTGGCCTTTCTCCTTAGAACTCAGAGGATGACATGAGGGAGGCTAGGTATATTTAATAGTTGAAAAGACTGGGGATCAGGCTGGGCTGGGGTAGAAGGACATCTCAAAGAAGACAGTTTCCTAATGCTAAAGCTTAAGGGAGGGGAGGGTAAAGAAGTAAAGGGGGCCTGGAGGTAACATTGCCCCTTTCCAAAGCACCCAGTGGGTCTCCCTTTTTCAAGCTCTAGTCCCACCAGCCTCCTGAAAATAGTGAGGCCCTCAAGGAGCTATGATCAAATGCTGAGGACAGTGATTCCAGACTTCTCTGTCTACAGGCTCTGTTCCAAGAGGGGGTCCCTCAGCCACGCTCCCCAGGCCAGACCCCCGGCTTTCCCGAAGCCGGTCAGACCTCTTCCTGCCCCCATCACCAGAATCACCCCCCAACTGGGGGGACAATCTGACTCGAGTCAACCCCTTCTCACTACGGGAAGACCTCAGGGGTGGCAAGATCAAGCTCTTGGACACACCCAGCAAGCCAGTCCTGCCTCTTgtgccaccatcaccactgccctccactcaGCTGCCCTTGGTGACCACTCCGGAAACTCTGGTCCAGCCTGGAACACCTGCCCGCCGCTGCCGCTCGCTACCCTCATCCCCTGAGCTCCCCCGCCGTATGGAGACAGCACTGCCAGGTCCTGGCCCTCCCCCTGTGGGCCCCTCAGCCGAAGAGAAGATGGAGTGTGAGGGCAGCAGCCCTGAGCCAGAACCTACAGGACCAGCACCCCAGCTGCCTCTGGCTGTGGCCACAGACAACTTCATCAGCACCtgttcctcggcctcccaacccTGGTCCCCTAGATCAGGACCCACCCTCAATAACAACCccccagctgtggtggtgcactcccCACAAGGCTGGGCTGGAGAGCCCTGGAACCGGGCCCAGCATAGCCTGCCCCGGGCAGCAGCCCTGGAGCGGACAGAAGCCTCGCCACCCCCTTCAGCTCCCCGGGAGCCCGATGAGGGGCTGCCCTGTCCTGGCTGCTGCCTCGGCCCCTTCAGCTTTGGCTTCTTGTCCATGTGCCCCCGCCCCACACCAGCTGTTGCCCGCTACCGCAACCTGAACTGTGAAGCGGGCAGTCTCCTCTGCCACCGAGGGCACCACGCCAAGCcacccacacccagcctgcagctGCCTGGGGCACGCTCTTAGCAGTGGAGCCGTTGGTCTCAggcctcccactttggccttcagGATACCCTGTGAGGACAGAGCACACTTGCTGGACAGTGCCAGCCCCAGATGGGCTGACTAGCTCTTTTCCCCATGTAGGGGAGCCCCAGCATGGACTCGAGGGACAGAGCACTTCCAGTCCGACCCCTGGACTTGCGCTCCCATGGGGATCACTGAACCAGACACAGCATTGCTGACACATGAGACTAACACgtgcaattatttaaaaatatttcaataaaactgcCTGGCTGGCTCCGGGCCGCCCCTATCCACTCAGCCCTTAcgccctcctcccccacccattCCACTCTGGGAGGTTCTTGGGGGAGGGCCAAAGTCCCTTCTAGAGGTGGCTTCACCCTTTTCCCAGGAACAGTCCAGTTTCAGGAAGAGGGAACGGGCAGCAGGCTGTCTGGACGTGTCAGGCATGGATTAGCTCTTGGCTGGGCACTGCCAGAATGCAGGAATGCAGGGAGGAGATGGTCTAAGGACCCCACAGCCTCAGGTTAGGAAGGAGGGGCACAGGCTCTTAATTGGCATGAGTGTCTGGAAGAGTAAAGTATCAGTGAGCTTCACAGTTAACTATAACTGAGCCCTCATCCCGCTCACCCTCTTTCCCAGCTACATCATCAGTCTCCCATAAGTTCTAGGcctagccaggcgcagtggctcaagcctgtaatcccagcactttgggaggctgaggcgggtggatcacgaggtcaagggatcgagaccatccttggtcaacatggtgaaaccccgtctctactaaaaatacaaaaaattagctgggcatggtggcgtgtgcctgtaatcccagctacttaggaggctgaggcaggagaattgcctgaacccaggaggcggaggttgcggtgagccgagatcgcgccattgcactccagcctgggtaacgagagcgaaactccgtctcaaaaaaaaaaaaaaaaagttctaggtCTTAcctgcccctctccctgcccaccccaccctaACATAAGCAGACCAAGCCACTGGAGGCTGTGGAAGAACTTTTCATCCCAGGCACAAGTTTTCTCTCGGGCTCCCAGGCCCCTTCTCTGAGTCCCTCTGCCCCAGGACTCCCCGTGCCTCCACCCCATCCCTCACTCATACCAGCTCAGTGCAAAGGGCTGTCCCAATCTGGAAACCTGAAAGCTGTCATCTCACAGATGGAGGGAAGATAAGTTTTACATGCCTCTTGATGCAGTCGTGTGTAAGATGACCACACGGTGTTGGTTACCGAGGGACATTTTGAGTTTTTACCATACACCCTAAAAAGTAGTAAAGTAGAGCTGGGATATGCTCTAGACCCCTTCCATCccaccctcccttctctcccctttccctgcATAAAACCTAAGTCCTAACTCACCCTGCCTGCCTAAGGCCACATCTGGGCATGGTTCAGGACAGATATCTGGAGTTCAAATAGAAGAGGCTTTAGGACCAGTGGAGGGAAAAATCACTCTAGGTCTTTAAGATGGAAGGCTAATTAAGGAACAAAAGGAAGTGGCTACCCTGTTTCAGCGTCCCTAGGGTTGATCCTCAGTGATACCCCACTGCTCCCTTGCTCACTTCACTGACGCAGCTCTAGTGCCCCAAGTGGCCGCTACTGAGAAAGCACAACCTCAGTTTGGGTGGCCTTATCAAGGGATGGAGAGTTAGAATGCCAGTGTCATCAGCTGTGGAACCTTAGTTAAATCCTTAGTATCGCCCCCTAAAAAGTGAGATAGCATAGGTCCCAACCTAGTAGTTACTGAAACAAAAAAGCATGTGCCAGGGACTTCTAGGTAATGTAGATAGAATGAAGAATAAGATTACCCTAGGAAGTTATTAATCAAATAGAAGAAAGAGACAAATTAGGCCAACTACAGTGTTGATTTATGGAAGAATTCTAaggggaggtggtggggaggaaATCTCATTACCATGTCTTTATGGAGGGATCATGGAGTTGAAAATATCCAGAAGTCCTAACTAACTTACCTAGAGAGTTGTGTATCATCGGTCAACTTCCCATCCTTATTAGAGCTGAGGCCaatccagtatgaattctctgaaTCACCATTTGGCAACAGCGGACTTAAGTTCCAGTAATTATACTGAGGGGAGATTCAGAGAGACCAAAGATACGTGGAGAGTGATGAGAAATACAGGAGAAAATGTTCACCCTAGGGAGGCCTCAGCTTTGGCAAGGGGGCTGTATATATAACAGCTCTTTGGTGACTTGTCCCTGAATCCATCAGTTCCACCCTGCAGATGCAGGCTCACTGCTAAATTTGCCTCCCAGCTGGGTAGGAATCTCTGCCAGCCTTTGGAGGGAAGTCATTCTGTGTGTTGTTCTGATCCCAAGGAACCAAATCCTGCAATCCAGTCCACCAAGTATGGGACCTCTCAGCTTGAGAGGCTACAAGAGTCAAGGAACCTGTCAAGCAGCCCAGGCTGCTGACCAGCCAGCTGAGATGAGATACAGATTAAAGTAGAGGCCGAGCAcggtggatcacacctataatcccagcactttgggaggctgtggcaggtggatcacctgaggtcaggagttcaagaccagcctgactaatatggtgaaacccccatccctactaaaaaatacaaaaattggctgggcttggtggtggtatacctgtaatcccagctacttgggagcctgagacaggagaatcgcttgaacctgggaggtggaggttgcagtgagctgagatcacgccactgcactccagcctgggtgacagagcaagactccatctcaaaaaaaaaaaaatgtaggccaggcgcggtggctcaagcctgtaatcccagcactttgggaggccgaggcgggtggatcacgaggtcgaaagattgagaccatcctggtcaacatggtgaaaccccgtctctactgaaaatacaaaaaaaaactagctgggcgtggtggcgcatgcctgtaatcccagctacttaggaggctgaggcaggagaattgcctgagcccaggaggcggaggttgtggtgagccgagatcgtgccattgcactccagcctgggtaacaagagcgaaactccatctcaaaaaaaaaaaaaatgtagagatggtTCATAAGTTTCTGGTCTCATGCCAACTCTTTATCAGTTAGTAGGGGCTGCCTGGACCACTGTGCTGAAAAGATGCAGAGCTTGTTTTCAAGCTGGGAGGTAAAGAGTATTGTGATTCTCAGTTTCTGCCATGGAAAAGGAATGCCCACCCAGCCATGTGTGCAGTGCCATTCCTGACTTGATGACATATGTCCCTTGACCTAATAGTACCCACTACAGTCTGTAAGTAAGGATATGCTTACTGATTGTGGATAAATTCCACTGAATGTGGCCAGCTTGGAAGATAGACTTTCACAATGTCTTTGGCTGTCCTCCCAATTTTTCCGAGTAAGTGACTTGTAAAAGCAACTTTTTTGAAGCACTGTCCATCCCACCGGACAGCAGGTGtctaaaaagcagaaagagcaTGACAGCAGCAACACTTGGGATGAAATTGACTACTCAGCAATCTGGTTGCTAACAATATTCCCCTAGGCCTAATCTCAGCACCTTCATGGACTTCTATGATCTTTACAATCTTTCTTTTGCATCCCCTGGAAACACCATACCTATGTATACTTAGTGAAAACACTTTAACACTCGACAACATTACTTCTTAACAATCTGGGAGGTTTGTCCTAATAGGGCCAATGTTATTACCCCAATTTTTGAACAATTGCAGTCCACCCTGACACTTTACCTAACATTTCTTGGGCTCATCTCCACTACCAAAGCACCCCCACTGCACATCCAAGACTCCCACTCCTCCAGCACcggccccctccttccctctgcaaTCTCCTGCAAGCAGACAACGTTGGGTCCTATTTTGCAGAAACTGAGCTCTCTCCATTTCCCTCTTCTCCACTTCaaaatttctcttctctgttcttttcctgactatccataagaaataaatatcccTCTTTCTTCAATATCCCACATCCCAATCTGCACTCCTGATCCCAGACCACCTCTTTCCATTGCTTTGTTCCATCAGTCCTACCTCCATCACTCAAAAATCATTCCCTCTCCACTAGCTCCCTCTGATCTCTCTACATATCCTCATGTCCCACCCTGCTACTCCCTTGAGCTACTACTGTCCTATGGCAacttaaaggaataaaaaataaatcccttccagacacggtggttcacacctgtaatcccagcactttgggaggccaaggcagatggatcacctgaggtcaggagtttgaaaccaacctggtcaacatggtgaaaccccatctctactaaaggatcacttgaacccaggaggaataggtcacagtgagctgagatcgtgccactgcactccagcctgggtgacagagggagactccacctccaaaaaaaagaaaagaaagaaggaaatccaTGTGGCCAAATGGAAGAGGGTGAGGGAAAAGGGGGCACACTGAAAGGTAGGGAGGGGTGTTGGAAGCCATGttaaggattttttatttttatattatgagaaagagaaagtcaGTATAGGGTTTCACATAGAGGAATTGTGTTCACTAGCTATATCCCAAGTGCCTGGGCACAGTGCTAGAACATATTATATGTTATGTATTTCATAACTGTTTATGTAATCAATTAACCGGAATGCTCTAGATTGGGATAACATGATCAGATTTTTGTTTGTAGGTTTACTCTGGCTCCAATATGAAGAATGGACTTGGGAGAGAGGGATGAgtaggaaaaatatttagaaagctgTTGCAAGTATCCTTGCAAAAGATAAGGATGGGTAAAAATGCAAATGGATATACAGACTTGGTCATGGGAAGTGGAGGGAATTCCTCTCTGAAAGAATGGAAGATGAGGGCATCTGCTGAAAGTGAGGGGGAAGATAGTCGGAAAAGGAGCTGTGAAGAGCAAGTTGACCACGGCAGAGGTCACCAGGCAGTGCTGAGAGACTAGAGTCTCAGTGGCACCAAGTAAAATGACTGTACTATTTGTCACACCTTGGTGCTGACCATGGGCAGTTGGGTTCATCCAGAGTTGAGATTTTGCCCATCAAGTGCACTAGAAGAATAATGGAACAAAGAAGTGagtgagtcaggtgtggtggctcatgcctataatctcagcaccttgggggtctgaggcaggaggattgcttgagcccacgagttcaagatcagtcagggaaacatagtgagaagctgtcagtcctttaaaaaataagtgagtAGTTGAAGTGATGAACTCCAAACCCAAGATGGGTAGGGAGAGAAGTGTGGACAGGAGACAGCtgaagtgaagggagaaaaagGGGAGTCAGCAGATTGGAGGCCtcaatgagatttaaaaaaaaaaaaaaaaaaagtataaggaaAGCCTGCAGGAGTGGTGCCTCCTCCAGGCAGCTGTGATCAGAGTGGAAGTCTGAAACCACTATTTTGCCAGAAGAGCAGTTTGGGATATAGAGGTCTAAGGTACAGCTATGAGAATGGGCAGCCCTGGCATGGAACTGATAGTCATAGGGGGTAAGGCTAAGGAAATGAGGGCAAGGGGTGTCTGCACATAATCTTGCTGTCttaagcagggggtggggggtgggcaccCTAGCTAGACAGAGCCTAAACCTGACCATAGCCCAAAATATCCCAGTCCCCTTGGGCCTGGCACCTTGCCTAGACCCTCAGCCTGCTTTGACACATCCTTGCCTCTTTTATGTGTCCCCTTCCCCATCTCCACCTACTGGCTAGGGTCCTGCTTTCAAAACAAATGGACACCCCATCCTAGTTCCCTACACCACAACTCCCAGCTCCACCTTACTGTGAGTGCT
The sequence above is a segment of the Saimiri boliviensis isolate mSaiBol1 chromosome 2, mSaiBol1.pri, whole genome shotgun sequence genome. Coding sequences within it:
- the TESK1 gene encoding dual specificity testis-specific protein kinase 1; the protein is MAGERPPLRGPGPGPGEVPGEGPPGPGGAGGGPGRGRPSSYRALRSAVSSLARVDDFHCAEKIGAGFFSEVYKVRHRQSGQVMVLKMNKLPSNRGNTLREVQLMNRLRHPNILRFMGVCVHQGQLHALTEYMNGGTLEQLLSSPEPLSWPVRLHLALDIARGLRYLHSKGVFHRDLTSKNCLVRREDRGFTAVVGDFGLAEKIPVYREGARKEPLAVVGSPYWMAPEVLRGELYDEKADVFAFGIVLCELIARVPADPDYLPRTEDFGLDVPAFRTLVGDDCPLPFLLLAIHCCSMEPSTRAPFTEITQHLEWILEQLPEPAPLTRTRLTHNQGSVPRGGPSATLPRPDPRLSRSRSDLFLPPSPESPPNWGDNLTRVNPFSLREDLRGGKIKLLDTPSKPVLPLVPPSPLPSTQLPLVTTPETLVQPGTPARRCRSLPSSPELPRRMETALPGPGPPPVGPSAEEKMECEGSSPEPEPTGPAPQLPLAVATDNFISTCSSASQPWSPRSGPTLNNNPPAVVVHSPQGWAGEPWNRAQHSLPRAAALERTEASPPPSAPREPDEGLPCPGCCLGPFSFGFLSMCPRPTPAVARYRNLNCEAGSLLCHRGHHAKPPTPSLQLPGARS